One Deinococcus sp. LM3 genomic region harbors:
- a CDS encoding DUF421 domain-containing protein, with the protein MSAEIVPFDWARMLLGDAPPLFLLEIVFRTAVIFLWLVFLLRVTGKRGLAQLSPLELAIVIGLGSAAGDPMFYPEVPLLHAMLVLAIVVGLQRLLSHLVIRSEHVETFIEGLPVELVRDGVLRGEALQRANLSREDLFERLRAQGVRQLGEVQRAYFEQDGSLSVFTHPHDPPPGLPVVPPWDLEPPRALLPGDPYWGPLACLGCGELRGVEAGGQQDAGQLTSTDQPVCTCGGDRWTPATTDPLTRD; encoded by the coding sequence ATGAGCGCCGAGATCGTCCCCTTCGACTGGGCGCGGATGCTGCTGGGCGACGCACCCCCGCTGTTCCTGCTCGAGATCGTGTTCCGCACCGCCGTGATCTTCCTGTGGCTGGTGTTCCTGCTGCGCGTGACCGGCAAGCGCGGACTGGCGCAACTCAGCCCGCTGGAACTCGCCATCGTGATCGGGCTGGGCTCGGCGGCCGGCGATCCCATGTTCTACCCGGAAGTGCCGCTGCTGCACGCCATGCTGGTCCTGGCCATCGTGGTGGGGTTGCAGCGCCTGCTGTCTCACCTCGTGATCCGCAGCGAGCACGTCGAGACGTTCATCGAGGGCCTGCCGGTCGAACTCGTCCGGGACGGCGTGCTGCGCGGCGAGGCGTTGCAGCGCGCCAACCTGAGCCGCGAGGACCTGTTCGAACGCCTGCGCGCCCAGGGCGTACGCCAACTCGGCGAGGTGCAGCGCGCCTACTTCGAGCAGGACGGCAGCCTGAGCGTCTTCACGCACCCGCACGACCCGCCGCCGGGCCTGCCGGTCGTGCCGCCCTGGGACCTGGAACCGCCGCGCGCCCTGCTGCCCGGCGACCCGTACTGGGGACCGCTGGCCTGCCTGGGCTGCGGTGAGCTGCGCGGCGTAGAGGCGGGCGGCCAGCAGGACGCCGGGCAACTGACCAGCACCGACCAGCCGGTCTGCACCTGCGGCGGCGACCGCTGGACGCCCGCCACCACCGACCCGCTGACCAGGGACTGA
- the mltG gene encoding endolytic transglycosylase MltG has protein sequence MTRLGARRGLPVWARALLALLLLALLAAGGAALYLRSLLGPAGGAAFTLEVKPGDTLGGVARTLQERGVVQNADVLRFVMRRDGTAGSLKEGLYDLNGQMTVQQVAEKLAGPARIPTVSVTIPEGRRVKDLPAIFQKAGFDGAAILKALKDTSLSRYAGGQPDLEGFVFPATYDFRPAETPARIVQTMLRRMETEFTPANVAAAKALGLGVRDWVILASMVQAEAANDAEMPVIAGVFLNRLRDDIALGSDPTVAYGLGKDLPELDRSAGDFTRDTPYSTYTRKGLPAGPINNPGQAALLAVLNPERKLADGRDAVYFLHGLDGKIYVNHDYAAHLRDIARYR, from the coding sequence GTGACCCGCCTGGGCGCGCGGCGCGGCCTGCCCGTCTGGGCGCGGGCGCTGCTGGCCCTGCTGCTGCTGGCGCTGCTGGCGGCGGGCGGCGCGGCGCTGTACCTGCGGTCGCTGCTGGGCCCGGCGGGCGGCGCGGCGTTCACGCTGGAGGTGAAACCCGGCGACACGCTGGGCGGCGTGGCCCGCACCCTGCAGGAACGCGGGGTCGTGCAGAACGCCGACGTGCTGCGGTTCGTCATGCGGCGTGACGGCACGGCCGGCAGCCTGAAAGAGGGCCTGTACGACCTGAACGGCCAGATGACGGTGCAGCAGGTCGCCGAGAAACTGGCCGGCCCGGCCCGCATTCCGACCGTGTCCGTCACCATTCCCGAGGGCCGGCGCGTCAAGGACCTGCCCGCTATCTTCCAGAAGGCCGGGTTCGACGGGGCCGCCATCCTGAAGGCCCTGAAGGACACCAGCCTCAGCCGGTACGCGGGCGGGCAGCCCGACCTGGAAGGGTTCGTGTTTCCCGCCACGTACGATTTCCGCCCGGCAGAGACGCCTGCCAGGATCGTGCAGACCATGCTGCGCCGCATGGAAACCGAGTTCACGCCCGCGAACGTGGCGGCCGCCAAAGCCCTGGGCCTGGGCGTGCGCGACTGGGTGATCCTGGCCAGCATGGTGCAGGCCGAGGCCGCCAACGACGCCGAGATGCCGGTCATCGCCGGGGTGTTCCTGAACCGCCTGCGCGACGACATCGCGCTGGGCAGCGACCCCACCGTCGCGTACGGACTGGGCAAGGACCTGCCGGAACTCGACCGCAGCGCCGGGGATTTCACGCGGGACACGCCGTACTCCACCTACACCCGTAAAGGCCTGCCGGCCGGGCCGATCAACAACCCCGGTCAGGCGGCCCTGCTGGCGGTCCTGAACCCCGAGCGCAAGCTGGCCGACGGCCGCGACGCCGTGTACTTCCTGCACGGCCTGGACGGCAAGATCTACGTGAACCACGACTACGCCGCGCACCTGCGCGACATTGCCCGGTACCGCTGA
- the gatB gene encoding Asp-tRNA(Asn)/Glu-tRNA(Gln) amidotransferase subunit GatB: protein MSYVAVIGLEVHLQLKTRSKIFSACPQEYHGADPNTFTDPFTLGLPGTLPTLNREAVELAMMFGLGLNCDVSGFTQFHRKNYFYPDAPKNFQLSQYDRPIARDGFLDVTLPGGEVSRVRIKRAHLEDDAGKLTHPTYAPYSMLDLNRAGSSLLEMVTEADIVSAEQARAFLESVQAIAQALGVSDATPEEGKMRCDVNLSLHRVGEPWGTKCEVKNLNSFRSVARAIEFETARQARILDAGGRITQDTLGWDEGGQKTFLMRTKEGEADYRYFPEPDLPPLDITPEWIAQVRARMPELPAQKLERYRAAGVREADAQTLSLSVPLSRFYDEALETQPRPDAQKLANWLLGDVSGLLAAREETLEASPLRPAHLAALVRLIDAGTISGKIAKDLLPDVLAGHDPAALVQERGLSVVTDTAAIDAAIDAAMAADPATVEKVRAGNAKAMNALFGPVMKAMGGQAKPEVVRERLSAKLGLS, encoded by the coding sequence ATGTCGTATGTGGCGGTTATTGGTCTGGAAGTTCACCTGCAACTGAAGACGCGGTCCAAGATCTTCAGCGCCTGCCCGCAGGAGTATCACGGGGCGGACCCGAACACGTTCACGGACCCGTTCACGCTGGGCCTGCCGGGCACGCTGCCCACCCTGAACCGCGAGGCGGTGGAACTCGCCATGATGTTCGGGCTGGGCCTGAACTGCGATGTGAGCGGTTTCACGCAGTTTCACCGCAAGAATTACTTCTACCCGGACGCCCCGAAGAACTTCCAGCTGTCGCAGTACGACCGGCCCATCGCCCGCGACGGATTCCTGGACGTGACGCTGCCCGGCGGCGAGGTGAGCCGCGTGCGCATCAAGCGGGCGCACCTGGAGGACGACGCGGGCAAACTGACGCACCCCACGTACGCGCCGTACTCCATGCTGGACCTGAACCGCGCCGGGTCCAGCCTGCTGGAGATGGTCACCGAGGCCGACATCGTGAGCGCCGAGCAGGCCCGCGCGTTCCTGGAGAGCGTGCAGGCCATCGCGCAGGCGCTGGGGGTCAGTGACGCCACGCCCGAGGAAGGCAAGATGCGCTGCGACGTGAACCTCAGCCTGCACAGGGTCGGTGAGCCGTGGGGCACCAAGTGCGAGGTGAAGAACCTCAACTCGTTCCGCTCGGTGGCGCGCGCCATCGAGTTCGAGACGGCCCGGCAGGCCCGCATCCTGGACGCGGGCGGGCGCATCACGCAGGACACGCTGGGCTGGGACGAGGGTGGGCAGAAGACCTTCCTGATGCGCACCAAGGAGGGCGAGGCCGACTACCGCTACTTCCCCGAGCCGGACCTGCCCCCGCTGGACATCACGCCGGAATGGATCGCGCAGGTGCGGGCGCGGATGCCCGAACTGCCCGCACAGAAACTGGAGCGGTACCGCGCGGCGGGCGTGCGCGAGGCCGACGCGCAGACCCTGAGTCTCAGCGTGCCGCTGTCGCGCTTCTACGACGAGGCGCTGGAGACCCAGCCCCGCCCGGACGCCCAGAAACTCGCGAACTGGCTGCTGGGTGACGTGTCCGGCCTGCTCGCCGCGCGCGAGGAGACCCTGGAGGCCAGTCCCCTGCGGCCCGCGCACCTCGCGGCGCTGGTCCGCCTGATCGACGCGGGCACCATCAGCGGCAAGATCGCCAAGGACCTGCTGCCCGACGTGCTGGCCGGCCACGACCCGGCCGCGCTGGTGCAGGAGCGCGGCCTGAGCGTCGTGACCGACACGGCCGCCATCGACGCGGCCATCGACGCCGCCATGGCGGCTGACCCCGCCACCGTCGAGAAGGTCCGCGCGGGGAATGCCAAGGCCATGAACGCCCTGTTCGGGCCGGTCATGAAAGCCATGGGCGGCCAGGCTAAACCGGAAGTGGTGCGCGAACGCCTGAGCGCGAAGCTGGGCCTGTCGTGA
- a CDS encoding cation:proton antiporter: protein MKPSALLTLLLAGSALAAAPEAHTGPPAFLVQLTLLLGVSALAAYLSFRLRLIPIIGFLVAGVVAGPGALGLIRDQELISAASEVGVMLLLFTIGIEFSLERLSRIARQIFVGGGLQVGLTVLVAAGALLLTGVAAPDAVFTGCLIALSSTAIVMRLLGERGDTNGPAGQVSLGILIFQDLAVVLMVLLIPMLAGQGGGVAGVLVALAKAGGIIAFVLIAARRIVPPIMEVVARTCSSEIFLLTVVALCFGTASLTAVAGVSLALGAFLAGLLVSESRYGAQAMGEILPLQILFSAAFFLSVGLQLDLGFLAGNLGVVLGAAALIAALKVGVTFLSVRLLGESTRTALPVAFLTAQVGEFSFVLAATGTALGLSFAGMGAQGGGVFIAATVLLMAFTPALNALADVLGRRLPPASPAGVASGTAAGPDEHDAHGLPVEDRVVFAGYGAHARLAARALSRAGVPYSVITRNPDGASELEGRGAPVLIADYMRAGLLRDLNVASARALVIVDDDTEMTERTVSVVRSVAPELRLITRATSPEGFQGLQSLGAQHILTAPREVAAGILDLLTPPEVTRADITRHLAEHPPVTLNATQRAQCEHAAHNAGPVTPEADVCLECVAQGDTWVHLRVCMTCGHVGCCDSSKNKHATAHARRQGHLVIRSAEPGETWAYCYEHQWTK, encoded by the coding sequence ATGAAACCTTCTGCGTTGCTGACGCTCCTGCTGGCCGGGTCTGCCCTGGCCGCCGCCCCGGAGGCTCATACGGGGCCGCCGGCGTTTCTGGTGCAGTTGACGTTGCTGCTGGGCGTGTCGGCGCTGGCGGCGTACCTGTCGTTCCGGTTGCGGCTCATTCCGATCATCGGGTTTCTGGTGGCGGGTGTGGTGGCGGGGCCGGGCGCGCTGGGTCTGATCCGGGATCAGGAGTTGATCTCGGCGGCGTCCGAGGTGGGCGTGATGCTGCTGCTGTTCACGATCGGGATCGAGTTCAGTCTGGAGCGGCTGTCGCGGATCGCGCGGCAGATTTTCGTGGGCGGCGGGTTGCAGGTGGGCCTGACGGTGCTGGTGGCGGCGGGGGCGCTGCTGCTGACGGGCGTGGCCGCGCCGGACGCGGTGTTCACGGGCTGCCTGATCGCGCTGTCGAGCACGGCGATCGTGATGCGCCTGCTGGGTGAGCGGGGGGACACGAACGGCCCGGCCGGTCAGGTGAGCCTGGGCATCCTGATCTTCCAGGATCTGGCGGTGGTGCTGATGGTGCTGCTGATCCCGATGCTGGCCGGGCAGGGTGGGGGCGTGGCGGGCGTGCTGGTGGCGCTGGCGAAGGCGGGCGGGATCATCGCGTTCGTGCTGATCGCGGCGCGGCGGATCGTGCCGCCGATCATGGAGGTCGTGGCGCGCACGTGCAGCAGCGAGATCTTCCTGCTGACGGTCGTGGCGCTCTGTTTCGGCACGGCAAGCCTGACGGCCGTGGCGGGCGTGAGCCTGGCGCTGGGGGCGTTCCTGGCGGGGCTGCTGGTCAGTGAGAGCCGGTACGGGGCGCAGGCGATGGGTGAGATCCTGCCGCTTCAGATTCTGTTCAGCGCGGCGTTCTTCCTGTCGGTGGGGTTGCAGCTGGACCTGGGGTTCCTTGCGGGGAACCTGGGCGTGGTGCTGGGCGCGGCGGCGCTGATCGCGGCGCTGAAGGTGGGCGTGACGTTCCTGAGCGTGCGGCTGCTGGGCGAGTCCACACGGACGGCGCTGCCCGTGGCGTTCCTGACGGCGCAGGTGGGTGAGTTCTCGTTCGTGCTGGCCGCGACCGGCACGGCGCTGGGCCTGAGTTTCGCGGGTATGGGCGCGCAGGGGGGTGGGGTGTTTATCGCGGCGACGGTGCTGCTGATGGCGTTCACGCCCGCCCTGAACGCCCTGGCGGACGTGCTGGGCCGCCGCCTGCCCCCCGCGTCCCCGGCCGGCGTGGCGTCCGGGACGGCGGCGGGACCGGACGAGCACGACGCGCACGGCCTGCCGGTGGAGGACCGGGTGGTGTTCGCCGGGTACGGCGCGCACGCCCGCCTCGCGGCCCGCGCCCTGAGCCGCGCGGGCGTGCCGTACAGCGTCATCACCCGCAACCCGGACGGGGCCAGTGAACTGGAAGGGCGGGGGGCGCCCGTGCTGATCGCGGATTACATGCGGGCCGGGCTGCTGCGCGACCTGAATGTCGCCTCGGCCCGCGCGCTGGTGATCGTGGACGACGACACCGAGATGACGGAACGGACCGTCAGCGTGGTCCGTTCGGTCGCGCCGGAGCTGCGGCTCATCACGCGCGCCACATCCCCCGAGGGCTTCCAGGGGTTGCAGAGCCTGGGGGCGCAGCACATCCTGACCGCCCCGCGCGAGGTGGCGGCCGGGATTCTGGACCTGCTGACGCCGCCCGAGGTGACGCGCGCGGACATCACCCGTCACCTCGCCGAGCATCCGCCCGTGACCCTGAATGCCACGCAACGCGCGCAGTGCGAGCACGCCGCGCACAACGCCGGGCCGGTCACCCCGGAGGCGGACGTGTGCCTGGAGTGCGTGGCGCAGGGCGACACCTGGGTTCACCTGCGGGTGTGCATGACCTGCGGGCACGTGGGCTGCTGCGATTCGAGCAAGAACAAGCACGCCACCGCGCACGCCCGGCGGCAGGGCCACCTGGTCATCCGCAGCGCCGAACCGGGCGAAACCTGGGCGTACTGCTACGAGCACCAGTGGACGAAATAG
- a CDS encoding tetratricopeptide repeat protein, giving the protein MPDADHHSLNLPDLLYLLDEAKERPEAALPTITGLLAQAKAEGNRAAEQLLLTLLGAANLHSLKPDLAREQLDEALRMAGSDPEQRARALTRKLELFVVHGETDTLEDDYRQLEQNVGSLSSIVERVVAFNILGNVDYFQDDFPKALSWFERVKADSKESNYPIGIGRACVNIGVLDFTNGKYATAMTAFKEALTLLGPQVAVQNMIAFTFKMLGQIERARPTFQQMVEILSPESLSANDLMTLTNYVDALYRAGEHEEAIAVIERFGVTDTPVERSRAALHDTLGYSHAALGRPDEARRFFMSSIEIYDRLAEGDEVVWPLLGLAELELERDPEVALAHASRSLSLLDRPDTHRPYLSRTLNVLSKVHAARGDYREAYGFAERHRALQAELDREAERQRLEVALAELEFDRAQAVADIQRTALGQARGEVAALHAQLEARVQQRTQELQAANEELSAFAWSLSHYLRTPMQLVMGHADLLVTLPEEERAAHAEGIMQSIGRMSEMLDGLLRYAERHLKPLESRPVPLAELVQGAWTELAPGADVQLVTHALPVVMGDAAALRMVFRNLLANATQHSRRREGARVVVRASLEGGMHVIEVQDNGVGFDPEAAQRLFRVFSQLPAGQSFEGLGLGLADVWRVVIAHGGHVRTEGRPGEGASFFVSLPAAPGQVLGAPASA; this is encoded by the coding sequence ATGCCTGACGCCGACCACCACTCCCTTAACCTGCCTGACCTGCTGTACCTGCTGGACGAGGCCAAAGAACGCCCGGAGGCGGCCCTGCCCACGATCACCGGGCTGCTGGCGCAGGCGAAAGCCGAAGGAAACAGGGCGGCCGAGCAGCTGCTGCTGACTCTGCTGGGAGCGGCGAACCTTCACAGCCTGAAACCCGACCTGGCCCGCGAGCAGCTGGACGAGGCCCTGCGGATGGCCGGATCAGACCCGGAGCAGCGCGCACGCGCCCTGACCCGCAAACTGGAACTGTTCGTCGTGCATGGCGAAACAGATACCCTGGAAGACGATTACAGGCAACTGGAGCAGAATGTGGGTTCTCTGTCCAGCATTGTAGAGAGGGTCGTCGCCTTCAACATCCTCGGCAATGTGGATTACTTTCAGGACGATTTTCCAAAGGCGTTGAGCTGGTTCGAACGGGTCAAGGCGGATTCCAAAGAAAGCAACTATCCCATCGGGATTGGCAGGGCATGTGTCAACATTGGCGTGCTTGATTTCACCAATGGTAAGTATGCGACTGCCATGACCGCATTTAAGGAAGCGCTGACCCTGCTCGGCCCTCAAGTGGCCGTGCAGAACATGATCGCGTTCACTTTTAAAATGCTGGGGCAGATAGAGCGAGCCCGCCCCACCTTCCAGCAGATGGTGGAGATCCTCTCCCCCGAATCGTTGAGTGCAAACGATCTGATGACCCTGACGAATTACGTCGATGCGCTGTACCGGGCTGGGGAACATGAGGAAGCCATCGCGGTGATCGAGCGCTTCGGCGTGACCGACACCCCGGTGGAACGGTCGCGCGCCGCCCTGCACGACACGCTGGGGTATTCGCACGCCGCGCTGGGCCGTCCGGACGAGGCGCGCCGTTTCTTCATGTCCAGCATCGAGATCTACGACCGGCTGGCCGAGGGTGATGAGGTCGTCTGGCCGCTGCTGGGACTGGCGGAACTGGAACTGGAGCGCGACCCGGAAGTGGCGCTGGCGCACGCCAGCCGGTCTTTGTCGCTGCTGGACCGGCCTGATACTCACCGGCCGTACCTTTCCCGCACGTTGAACGTGCTGTCGAAAGTACATGCGGCGCGCGGGGATTACCGCGAGGCGTACGGGTTCGCCGAGCGGCACCGGGCGTTGCAGGCGGAACTGGACCGGGAGGCCGAGCGGCAGCGTCTGGAAGTCGCGCTCGCGGAACTGGAGTTCGACCGGGCGCAGGCGGTGGCGGACATTCAGCGGACGGCGCTGGGGCAGGCGCGCGGCGAGGTCGCGGCGCTGCACGCGCAGCTGGAGGCGCGGGTGCAGCAGCGGACGCAGGAACTTCAGGCGGCGAACGAGGAACTCAGTGCGTTCGCGTGGTCGCTCAGTCATTACCTACGGACGCCCATGCAGCTGGTCATGGGGCACGCGGACCTGCTGGTGACGCTGCCGGAAGAGGAGCGGGCCGCGCACGCCGAGGGGATCATGCAGTCCATCGGCCGGATGTCGGAGATGCTGGACGGGTTGCTGCGGTACGCCGAGCGGCACCTGAAACCGCTGGAGTCCCGCCCGGTGCCGCTGGCAGAACTGGTGCAGGGCGCGTGGACGGAACTGGCGCCGGGCGCGGACGTGCAACTGGTCACGCACGCCCTGCCGGTGGTGATGGGGGACGCGGCGGCGCTGCGGATGGTGTTCCGGAACCTGCTGGCGAACGCCACGCAGCACTCGCGGCGGCGCGAGGGCGCGCGGGTGGTGGTGCGGGCCAGTCTGGAGGGGGGCATGCACGTGATCGAGGTGCAGGACAACGGCGTGGGCTTCGATCCGGAGGCGGCGCAGCGGCTCTTCCGGGTGTTCAGTCAGTTGCCGGCCGGGCAGTCGTTCGAGGGGCTGGGGTTGGGGCTGGCGGATGTGTGGCGCGTGGTGATCGCGCATGGCGGGCACGTGCGGACCGAGGGGCGGCCCGGTGAGGGGGCGTCGTTCTTCGTGTCGTTGCCGGCCGCGCCCGGTCAGGTGCTGGGCGCGCCAGCCAGCGCCTGA
- a CDS encoding 2Fe-2S iron-sulfur cluster-binding protein — MTQTFTVQVAGFGEIETSSGERLVRALERGGVDILHRCGGVARCTTCRVTFQEGEPDAMTAAEFDKLSEKGLLGQARLSCQIECAPGMSVTPLQTEASSGLERGKAPAEQIEPEPVWTTRPGASTEG, encoded by the coding sequence ATGACGCAGACGTTCACGGTGCAGGTGGCAGGATTCGGGGAGATCGAGACGAGCAGCGGCGAGCGGCTGGTGCGGGCGCTGGAGCGCGGCGGGGTGGACATCCTGCACCGCTGCGGCGGCGTGGCGCGCTGCACGACCTGCCGCGTGACCTTTCAGGAAGGGGAACCGGACGCCATGACGGCCGCCGAGTTCGACAAACTGAGCGAGAAGGGCCTGCTGGGTCAGGCGCGCCTGTCCTGCCAGATCGAGTGCGCGCCGGGCATGAGCGTCACGCCGCTGCAGACCGAGGCGAGCAGCGGCCTGGAACGCGGCAAGGCCCCCGCCGAGCAGATCGAACCCGAACCGGTCTGGACCACCCGGCCCGGCGCGTCCACCGAGGGCTGA
- a CDS encoding sugar kinase translates to MTDRNPLVSLGDLTWDVLAKPDTMLLPGGDSTGRIELSGGGSAANLAVWASRAGYPARFIGKIGQDRFGELATAELRAEGVGTDVILSAEHPTGVILGLIDRRGQRAMLTGQGADWELLPGELPLDTLRGAGHLHLTAWSLFRDPPREAALHAARVAKEAGATLSLDPGSFQMIQQMGRETFLSVLEDVPFDVFFPNDDEARAMSGHADRHAAMDWFRAHYPQALIVMKLDEDGVLIEGPAQARVAVAATHERAVDATGAGDSFGGAFLAGWLTHGDAVRAADLAVQVGGWVVSRFGARPPADDDLRGRLIRHGVTGGEA, encoded by the coding sequence ATGACTGACCGTAACCCCCTCGTTTCGCTGGGTGACCTGACCTGGGACGTCCTGGCGAAACCCGACACCATGCTGCTTCCGGGCGGCGACAGCACCGGCCGCATCGAACTGTCCGGCGGGGGCAGCGCCGCGAACCTGGCCGTGTGGGCCAGCCGCGCCGGGTACCCCGCGCGCTTCATCGGCAAGATCGGGCAGGACCGCTTCGGTGAACTCGCCACCGCGGAACTGCGCGCCGAGGGGGTCGGCACGGACGTCATCCTGAGCGCCGAACACCCGACCGGCGTGATCCTGGGCCTGATCGACCGGCGCGGCCAGCGCGCCATGCTGACCGGGCAGGGCGCCGACTGGGAACTGCTGCCAGGGGAACTGCCGCTGGACACGCTGCGCGGCGCGGGCCACCTGCACCTGACTGCCTGGAGTCTGTTCCGCGACCCGCCGCGCGAGGCGGCCCTGCACGCGGCGCGCGTGGCGAAAGAGGCCGGCGCGACCCTCAGCCTGGACCCCGGCAGTTTCCAGATGATCCAGCAGATGGGCCGCGAAACCTTCCTGAGCGTCCTGGAGGACGTGCCGTTCGACGTGTTCTTCCCGAACGACGACGAGGCCCGCGCCATGAGCGGTCACGCCGACCGGCACGCCGCGATGGACTGGTTCCGCGCGCACTACCCGCAGGCTTTGATCGTCATGAAACTCGACGAGGACGGCGTGCTGATCGAGGGTCCCGCGCAGGCGCGCGTGGCCGTGGCCGCCACGCACGAACGCGCGGTGGACGCCACGGGCGCCGGGGACTCGTTCGGCGGGGCGTTCCTGGCCGGGTGGCTCACGCACGGGGACGCCGTGCGCGCCGCCGATCTGGCGGTGCAGGTGGGCGGCTGGGTCGTGTCGCGCTTCGGGGCGCGGCCCCCCGCTGACGACGACCTGCGCGGCCGGTTGATCCGGCACGGCGTGACCGGCGGTGAGGCGTGA
- a CDS encoding molybdopterin-dependent oxidoreductase: protein MFPPQPRLTLGFVLMTVTLNAALPAQAGPPAPATGFVYVNGNGARPFPAATPGEPVVLTLGGRRPQRLTLRQLRALPAVRYTSTHPQLKETFEYQGVTLRDLARRGQFDGQDIRLTADDGFVAVIRAADYQQHPVMLAYQADGRPIPALKKGPLTTVFPPDPTRFPVRNYGSQWAWYVTGVSPR, encoded by the coding sequence GTGTTCCCGCCACAGCCCCGCCTCACGCTCGGTTTCGTCCTGATGACCGTGACGCTGAACGCGGCCCTGCCGGCGCAGGCCGGCCCCCCCGCGCCGGCCACCGGCTTCGTGTACGTGAACGGCAACGGCGCCCGCCCGTTCCCGGCGGCCACGCCCGGCGAACCCGTCGTCCTGACCCTGGGGGGCCGCCGCCCCCAGCGGCTGACGCTGCGGCAACTGCGCGCCCTGCCCGCCGTGCGCTACACCAGCACCCACCCGCAGCTGAAGGAGACCTTCGAGTACCAGGGCGTGACGCTGCGCGACCTGGCGCGGCGCGGGCAGTTCGACGGGCAGGACATCCGCCTGACCGCCGACGACGGCTTCGTCGCGGTCATCCGCGCCGCCGACTACCAGCAGCATCCGGTCATGCTGGCGTACCAGGCGGACGGACGGCCCATCCCGGCCCTCAAGAAAGGCCCGCTGACGACCGTGTTCCCGCCCGACCCGACCCGCTTTCCCGTCCGCAACTACGGCAGCCAGTGGGCGTGGTACGTGACCGGCGTCTCCCCCCGCTGA
- a CDS encoding HAMP domain-containing sensor histidine kinase, whose amino-acid sequence MTAPDQSRPGQPPGQRRPAPACEPASPEWRVLGMLLRREDLLLALLPSLISVMLLSVAFLPAYRILSNPETTWTGYNYQGFLNRVYQYDRAATNPATPPATLNALRDRVLSDIQIARQQTSAGTAEPLFAELSERERDAGVDLTDIEPLILSGRPADTEQAIRIAENLHAAANTHLNGVRRQLQTSLYFMQVTVLSAALLSGMFGTGLILRALNATRREQENREAREAQHRQALGMAAHELRRPLQALLLSTDALRGTENLRAREKILRMIEDHAAQLAVRTDLERLELMYVNIEPRPERTDLNALIARLETDRVRTRRPATPVHVQADPNHLRQVLENLIENAQRYSDGAILITLDPAAPGSGPVIRVLDDGPGLSGDLLERVFEVGFRQPGSPHREGRGLGLPIARRYATANGAHLSLHSPDGGGLEARLTFPAAPESVPDEPQVPA is encoded by the coding sequence ATGACCGCCCCCGACCAGTCCAGACCCGGTCAGCCGCCCGGCCAGCGCCGCCCCGCCCCGGCCTGCGAACCCGCCAGCCCGGAATGGCGGGTGCTGGGTATGCTGCTGCGCCGCGAGGACCTGCTGCTGGCACTGCTGCCCAGCCTGATCTCGGTCATGCTGCTCAGCGTGGCGTTCCTGCCCGCCTACCGCATCCTGAGCAACCCCGAAACCACCTGGACCGGCTACAACTACCAGGGGTTCCTGAACCGCGTGTACCAGTACGACCGGGCCGCCACCAACCCAGCCACCCCCCCGGCCACCCTGAATGCCCTGCGCGACCGGGTGCTGTCGGACATCCAGATCGCCCGGCAGCAGACCAGCGCGGGCACCGCCGAGCCCCTGTTCGCCGAACTGTCCGAACGGGAACGGGACGCCGGGGTGGACCTCACGGACATCGAACCTCTGATCCTCAGCGGCCGACCCGCCGACACCGAACAGGCCATCCGCATCGCCGAGAACCTGCACGCCGCCGCGAACACCCACCTGAACGGCGTGCGCCGGCAACTGCAGACCAGCCTGTACTTCATGCAGGTCACCGTCCTGTCCGCCGCGCTCCTGAGCGGCATGTTCGGCACCGGCCTGATCCTGCGCGCCCTGAACGCCACGCGCCGCGAACAGGAAAACCGGGAAGCCCGTGAGGCGCAGCACCGACAGGCGCTCGGGATGGCCGCCCACGAACTGCGCCGCCCCCTGCAGGCCCTGCTGCTGTCCACCGACGCCCTGCGCGGCACCGAGAACCTCCGCGCCCGCGAGAAGATCCTGCGCATGATCGAGGACCACGCCGCCCAGCTGGCCGTCCGCACCGACCTGGAACGCCTGGAACTGATGTACGTGAACATCGAGCCCCGCCCGGAACGCACCGACCTGAACGCCCTGATCGCCCGCCTGGAAACCGACCGGGTCCGCACCCGCCGCCCCGCCACGCCTGTCCACGTGCAGGCCGACCCCAACCACCTGCGACAGGTGCTGGAGAACCTCATCGAGAACGCCCAGCGGTACTCCGATGGCGCCATTCTGATCACGCTGGACCCCGCCGCGCCCGGCAGCGGCCCCGTCATCCGCGTCCTGGACGACGGACCGGGCCTGAGCGGCGACCTGCTCGAACGCGTGTTCGAGGTCGGCTTCCGCCAGCCCGGCAGCCCCCACCGCGAGGGCCGCGGCCTGGGCCTGCCCATCGCCCGCCGGTATGCCACCGCCAACGGCGCCCACCTGAGCCTGCACTCCCCGGATGGGGGGGGCCTGGAAGCGCGCCTGACCTTCCCCGCCGCGCCCGAATCCGTCCCAGACGAACCCCAGGTCCCGGCGTGA